A single region of the Pelobates fuscus isolate aPelFus1 chromosome 4, aPelFus1.pri, whole genome shotgun sequence genome encodes:
- the LOC134608110 gene encoding protachykinin-1-like codes for MNLAVVCVVFFLAVTQTLSEEMEYNEDRYWPESNLHQADLQTDIEDPALERFLLRIARKARPGQILELIAKRSKEFKRNSPKRQNSNSFVGLMGKRSLSSESEESAMDLDFNRRR; via the exons ATGAATCTTGCTGTGGTGTGTGTAGTGTTCTTTTTGGCTGTGACACAAACGTTGTCTGAGGAGATGGAATATAATGAAGACCGGTACTGGCCTGAAAGCAATCTACACCAG gcAGATCTTCAGACAGACATAGAAGACCCAGCACTTGAAAGATTTCTGTTGAGAATTGCAAGAAAGGCAAGACCAGGTCAAATCCTCGAACTAATTGCAAAACGAagcaaag AATTTAAAAGGAATTCTCCAAAAC GGCAAAACAGTAACTCCTTTGTTGGTTTGATGGGTAAGCGATCACTAAGTTCAG AATCTGAAGAAAGTGCCATGGACCTGGATTTCAACAGAAGACGTTAA